The following coding sequences lie in one candidate division WOR-3 bacterium genomic window:
- a CDS encoding DUF4962 domain-containing protein: MLRVILCITIAITATSAWEVLNSVPEPGRVVDGAAITYGGDRVWGVFPNPDSEITYLLYYNPNDNQWHLPSEPEVAFEMLKHTGITYDWKYDDIVFIIGEEDGEPMLYWYIPSTEEWDYDDIVDFSLDDGASIAYRPNPYHCMLYPIPGWLYCLPGGDREFWRYWIPSPWGPVAVDGIYPGQGATIADQTPVFIWEEVPYAVEYRLVVATDPNFFTTIIDVTTATPEYQVETEMENGTYYWKTASRSSSSTWNWSEVHTFTLQGGWEQLDSIPEYINEGAALAYEPNYYGTECLVAFIGSSTHCYRYDLNPAGSWVRIHDSRTQNPGSALATRVLKPPYPTSRWGIFGGYDSLYEHAPPIGWTAYGDEEAVLPKLLGPGASLAYFPGDDSNYLYLIVGEDDEDNARNDFYRLRIPLFLDDSGDGDGGQTAYIQSIPQQTRIINSNRSITIEYSLDTPANVRISVYDAIGRLIKALHAGHQRAGAHQLHWEAQTSGACFVLLDIGDKQVRLKTVVR; encoded by the coding sequence CTGCATCACAATAGCAATAACCGCAACCTCGGCATGGGAGGTGCTGAATTCTGTTCCAGAGCCCGGTCGGGTTGTAGATGGAGCGGCAATTACCTATGGTGGGGACCGGGTATGGGGTGTTTTCCCCAATCCGGATTCTGAAATTACCTATCTTTTATACTACAACCCCAATGATAACCAGTGGCATTTGCCCAGTGAACCTGAAGTAGCCTTTGAGATGTTGAAGCACACAGGTATTACATACGATTGGAAATATGACGACATCGTGTTTATCATCGGCGAGGAGGATGGCGAACCAATGCTCTACTGGTATATTCCTTCCACAGAAGAATGGGACTATGATGATATTGTGGATTTCTCGCTTGATGATGGCGCAAGTATTGCCTACCGACCCAATCCTTACCACTGCATGTTGTATCCGATCCCGGGCTGGCTTTACTGCCTGCCTGGCGGAGACAGAGAGTTCTGGCGTTACTGGATTCCAAGTCCCTGGGGTCCGGTTGCGGTGGATGGCATCTATCCAGGTCAAGGAGCGACTATCGCTGACCAGACACCGGTTTTCATCTGGGAGGAGGTTCCGTATGCTGTTGAATATCGGCTTGTGGTGGCAACCGACCCCAACTTTTTCACGACAATCATTGATGTAACAACCGCTACACCGGAGTATCAGGTTGAGACAGAGATGGAAAACGGCACCTATTACTGGAAGACCGCTTCCCGTTCATCCAGCAGCACTTGGAACTGGAGCGAAGTGCACACCTTCACACTTCAGGGTGGCTGGGAGCAACTGGACAGCATTCCGGAATATATTAACGAAGGCGCGGCGCTGGCATATGAACCTAACTACTACGGCACTGAGTGTCTGGTTGCCTTTATAGGAAGTTCCACTCATTGTTACCGTTACGACTTGAATCCTGCTGGCTCTTGGGTTCGTATCCACGACAGTAGAACCCAGAATCCGGGTTCAGCTCTTGCAACCAGAGTGCTTAAACCGCCATACCCCACATCGCGCTGGGGAATATTCGGAGGATACGACTCCCTGTATGAGCATGCACCTCCCATTGGATGGACAGCATATGGTGATGAAGAAGCTGTTTTGCCAAAGTTACTTGGTCCTGGTGCCTCACTTGCTTATTTCCCTGGAGACGACTCAAACTACCTCTACCTGATTGTTGGCGAAGATGATGAGGACAACGCAAGAAATGATTTTTACCGGTTGCGGATACCATTATTCCTTGATGATTCAGGAGACGGAGACGGCGGTCAGACCGCCTACATTCAATCTATTCCTCAGCAGACGCGGATTATCAACTCTAACAGGAGTATTACGATAGAATACAGTCTGGACACACCCGCGAATGTCCGTATTTCGGTATATGACGCCATTGGCAGGTTGATTAAGGCTTTACACGCAGGACATCAACGCGCAGGTGCTCATCAGTTACACTGGGAGGCGCAAACCTCAGGCGCTTGTTTCGTCCTTCTTGACATCGGCGATAAACAGGTTAGACTCAAGACAGTGGTGAGGTAG
- a CDS encoding pitrilysin family protein, producing the protein MMSLILLFLLSNSLSEPIESRIFEFKLKNGLEVIGYVDSSAPVVSVNIYYRVGSYDEQTGHTGISHMLEHMTFKHTDIYKPGDFDRILDSVGAFNNGFTSTYYTGYYEEIARDRWELALKLEAARMARCIFPDSEFESEHQVVAEERRLWDNRPTSTLWEQFEAIANLVHPHRNPTIGWSDDVANYTVEKVREWYQRYYNPANAVLVIAGDIRPAEVRAKVERYFGKVKGRPVKRADYYNIEPEPAGERRVTIRKRVSVPTLLIGFPTPGIRDSLYIIGDVIASILGAGRNSRLYRALVLDSALATSVSAWNSVEKDPGLMYFMITPKSETLIPRIERIVYQELERIKNEPVTERELTRVKNRVIADYIFERDDVSGIAYLLATSHITTGNWRTFINQIAQVEQATPEQIMRFAEKYLTENRRIVGILVPEKKEPK; encoded by the coding sequence ATGATGAGCCTGATATTACTTTTTTTATTATCTAACAGCCTTTCCGAGCCGATTGAGTCCCGCATCTTTGAATTCAAACTGAAAAACGGTCTTGAGGTAATCGGCTATGTTGACTCATCCGCACCGGTGGTCTCGGTAAATATCTATTACCGTGTTGGCTCCTATGACGAACAGACTGGACACACCGGTATCTCCCATATGCTTGAGCATATGACCTTCAAACATACCGACATCTACAAACCTGGAGATTTTGACCGTATCCTTGACTCGGTTGGTGCGTTCAACAACGGCTTCACCTCCACCTATTACACCGGTTATTACGAAGAGATTGCCCGAGACCGCTGGGAACTGGCACTGAAACTTGAGGCGGCAAGGATGGCAAGGTGTATCTTTCCCGACTCGGAGTTTGAAAGCGAGCATCAGGTTGTGGCTGAGGAACGCCGGCTTTGGGACAACCGTCCAACTTCCACACTCTGGGAGCAGTTTGAGGCGATTGCCAATCTTGTCCATCCCCATCGGAACCCGACCATCGGCTGGTCTGATGATGTTGCCAACTACACCGTAGAAAAGGTTCGAGAGTGGTACCAGCGCTACTACAATCCAGCAAATGCTGTGTTAGTGATTGCTGGTGATATCAGACCAGCTGAAGTGCGTGCCAAGGTGGAAAGGTATTTTGGCAAGGTTAAAGGCAGACCGGTAAAAAGGGCTGACTATTATAATATTGAACCCGAGCCTGCTGGTGAACGCCGCGTCACCATCCGCAAAAGGGTATCAGTCCCGACCCTCCTTATCGGATTCCCTACCCCTGGGATCAGGGATTCACTGTACATCATCGGCGATGTTATCGCCAGCATCCTTGGTGCCGGTCGCAACTCCAGGCTCTACCGCGCCCTTGTTCTCGACTCCGCACTTGCCACCTCGGTTTCAGCGTGGAACTCGGTCGAAAAAGACCCGGGACTGATGTATTTTATGATTACCCCCAAATCCGAAACCCTGATTCCAAGAATTGAAAGGATTGTTTATCAGGAATTGGAAAGGATAAAAAATGAACCGGTAACCGAACGGGAATTGACCCGTGTGAAAAATCGGGTCATTGCCGACTACATATTCGAACGGGACGATGTCTCTGGCATCGCCTACCTCTTGGCAACATCTCATATCACTACCGGTAACTGGCGGACATTTATCAACCAGATTGCCCAAGTAGAACAGGCAACCCCTGAACAGATTATGAGATTTGCCGAGAAATATCTGACTGAAAATCGGCGTATCGTCGGCATCCTTGTTCCAGAGAAAAAGGAGCCAAAATGA
- a CDS encoding pitrilysin family protein gives MKNNFALVILPFASCILMSANSLLSLPLYRDTLDNGLVILTYEDHRLPMVDISFTCRAGAAFDPVEKAGIASLCAQMLLRGTKSISADSLASILDFLGARYYSGADFDHSYVYLRLLAKDLSTGLDIIADIVLNPAFPKPEFDRAREEALTAARRSYDNPSAVVSMEFDRLLFGNHRYALPVRGDTNTIPKITIDDLHQFHQKQFVPNNCFIVVVGDVEHETIKDEVARRFGFWQRGMVESAVAPAPILPEKTKVKIITRNDMNQTYIQFGHSGISALNTDLIPVRLMSYILGGPPLSSRMGLAVREYAGLAYDVRCWFDRRLLPGAFRATVQTAKPKEAIAKMFGEVRKMHESGATPQELLKAHNYFTGSFPLTYSSNQGKLDQLDNLELYGYGIDWLETFPEKVRATTLEQVNKAAKEHLKPDHYIMVIMGNVTKEDLSLGDVEWIE, from the coding sequence ATGAAAAACAATTTTGCATTGGTCATCTTGCCCTTTGCGTCTTGCATTCTCATGTCAGCCAATTCGCTACTCTCCCTCCCCCTTTACCGTGACACCCTTGACAACGGACTTGTCATACTTACCTATGAAGACCACCGCCTGCCAATGGTTGACATCTCATTTACCTGTCGTGCCGGTGCCGCCTTCGACCCTGTGGAAAAAGCCGGTATCGCCAGCCTCTGTGCCCAGATGCTTTTGCGCGGCACAAAATCCATTTCAGCCGACTCCCTCGCCTCAATCCTTGACTTCCTTGGTGCCCGTTATTATTCCGGTGCCGACTTTGACCACTCCTATGTCTATCTCCGGCTCTTGGCGAAAGATTTATCCACCGGACTGGACATCATCGCCGACATCGTCCTTAACCCTGCCTTCCCCAAACCTGAATTTGACCGCGCCCGTGAGGAGGCTTTAACTGCTGCCCGGCGCTCCTATGACAATCCCAGTGCGGTTGTTTCAATGGAGTTTGACCGGCTTTTATTCGGCAACCATCGCTACGCCCTGCCAGTACGCGGTGATACCAATACCATTCCCAAAATCACCATTGATGACCTCCATCAGTTCCACCAGAAGCAGTTTGTGCCCAATAACTGCTTTATCGTTGTTGTCGGCGATGTTGAGCACGAAACCATTAAAGATGAGGTTGCCCGAAGATTTGGTTTCTGGCAGCGGGGTATGGTTGAATCAGCAGTTGCCCCTGCGCCAATCCTGCCGGAAAAGACCAAGGTAAAAATCATCACCCGCAATGATATGAACCAGACCTATATCCAGTTCGGCCATTCGGGCATATCGGCATTGAATACTGACCTGATACCGGTCAGATTGATGTCCTATATCCTTGGTGGTCCACCACTCTCATCAAGGATGGGTCTGGCGGTCAGGGAATATGCAGGACTTGCCTATGATGTTCGCTGCTGGTTTGACCGCCGGCTCCTACCCGGTGCCTTTCGCGCCACGGTTCAGACCGCCAAACCAAAGGAGGCAATAGCAAAGATGTTTGGCGAGGTAAGAAAAATGCATGAGTCTGGTGCAACACCCCAAGAACTCCTAAAGGCGCACAACTACTTCACCGGCTCATTCCCTTTAACCTACAGTTCCAACCAGGGCAAACTTGACCAGCTTGACAACCTTGAACTCTACGGTTATGGCATTGACTGGCTCGAAACATTTCCGGAAAAGGTCCGCGCCACCACCCTTGAACAGGTCAACAAAGCGGCAAAAGAACACCTAAAGCCCGACCATTACATTATGGTCATAATGGGCAATGTTACCAAAGAGGACCTGAGCCTTGGGGATGTTGAATGGATTGAATAG